The Streptomyces sp. NBC_01244 genome contains a region encoding:
- a CDS encoding S8 family peptidase: MRNHHTRTAAASLAAAAALVLAAGLTTPAAAAPETGSSGTPSATAPGGPGSASTGDGAASAAGRAPTTRITLVTGDRVVLAADGRPVSLERAEGRAHIPFSVHTENGHTSVVPYDARPLIRAGKLDPRLFDITELSRPEYLARPSGRLQLIVGYEGPAPAARSALRAAGGPQVTRTYPTLDAEAVSADPGAAAALWEALTDPRQDAGGRAAAPGIATVWLDAERTATLDRSTRQIGADRAWAAGYDGSGVKIAVLDTGIDATHADLAGQVVAAQNFSRSEDAADRFGHGTHVASIAAGTGARSAGAFKGVAPGAKLLNGKVLDDRGSGSDSGILAGMEWAVAQGADIVNLSLGAPDTPQLDPVEAAVDRLSAEKGVLFAVAAGNSGRRGPGTVQSPGSASAALTVGAVDDADVLAPFSSTGPRLGDGAVKPDVTAPGVDITAAAAPGSVIDRESGQDPAGYLTISGTSMATPHVAGAAALLKQRHPDWKGAELKGALTGSAQGAAYTPYQQGTGRIAVDGALGQSVIAQEAALTFDMQRWPHADDVPQTRKITYRNLGAAPVTLDLTVTGSAPGGAPAPEGFFTLGDRRLTVPAGGTAETALTVDTRLGGTADGTYSAYTTATATGGGQRVRTAAVAEREPESYDLTLRHLGRDGKPAADHATTVQGVRGGAAARRFEAHDPSGTVTLRVPKGGYLLDAALVVDPLDLTKGADWIVRPQLDITADTTVTLDARTTRPVEITVPSKSAQAQFVMPSYTLNEGGARYGFGFWLDSLTGFRTRQSGPPPAAGALSQQWDVHWQDGPSTEYHAVLGGPVRSLATGYTRHLKSRDLAALVIGQGASAPGKEGSPVAIGSLPDSRSGSSMSLRRPLPTTATLYVSTLDKVTWDLLYTQSSGHDENGFPREETAYEAESGRTLTGGRTYHERFNAAVFGPRLDAEHGVFRDGGSIGGSVPLLADGANHQGGFHEATGSTVLRRDGVEVGRSDSPLESSDPFPVPPGEAAYELTTTARLSPDLSATSSETTATWRFRSQETAGPVPLPVSVVRFDARPALDGTLPAGRTANFPVTVQGPAATARASLRAEVSYDEGRTWRPLHVRHGRVDVRTPAKGGTVSLRGTVTDRSGNTSQVTVLRAYLAG, from the coding sequence GTGCGCAACCACCACACCAGGACGGCGGCGGCCTCGCTCGCGGCGGCCGCCGCACTCGTGCTCGCGGCGGGGCTGACCACCCCGGCCGCCGCGGCGCCCGAGACCGGCTCATCGGGCACACCCTCCGCGACCGCCCCAGGGGGCCCGGGGTCCGCGAGCACCGGGGACGGTGCGGCATCCGCCGCCGGACGGGCCCCGACCACCCGCATCACCCTCGTCACCGGCGACCGCGTCGTCCTCGCCGCCGACGGCAGGCCCGTCTCCCTCGAGCGCGCCGAGGGCCGCGCGCACATACCGTTCTCGGTGCACACCGAGAACGGCCACACCAGCGTCGTGCCGTACGACGCCAGGCCGCTGATCCGCGCCGGAAAGCTCGACCCGCGCCTGTTCGACATCACCGAACTGAGCCGCCCCGAGTACCTGGCGCGTCCCTCCGGCCGGCTCCAGCTGATCGTCGGCTACGAGGGCCCCGCCCCCGCCGCCCGGTCCGCCCTGCGGGCCGCCGGCGGCCCGCAGGTCACCCGGACCTACCCCACCCTCGACGCCGAGGCCGTCAGCGCCGACCCCGGAGCCGCCGCCGCCCTCTGGGAAGCGCTCACCGACCCCCGGCAGGACGCCGGAGGCCGCGCCGCGGCCCCCGGCATCGCCACGGTCTGGCTCGACGCCGAGCGCACCGCCACCCTGGACAGGAGCACCCGGCAGATCGGCGCCGACCGGGCCTGGGCCGCCGGATACGACGGCTCCGGCGTCAAGATCGCCGTGCTCGACACCGGCATCGACGCCACCCACGCCGACCTGGCCGGCCAGGTCGTCGCCGCGCAGAACTTCTCCCGCTCCGAGGACGCCGCGGACCGCTTCGGCCACGGCACGCACGTCGCCTCCATCGCCGCCGGTACGGGCGCCCGCTCGGCCGGCGCCTTCAAGGGCGTCGCGCCCGGCGCGAAACTGCTCAACGGCAAGGTCCTGGACGACCGCGGCTCCGGCAGCGACTCCGGCATCCTCGCCGGCATGGAATGGGCCGTCGCCCAGGGCGCCGACATCGTCAACCTCAGCCTCGGCGCGCCCGACACCCCACAGCTCGACCCCGTCGAAGCGGCCGTGGACCGGCTCAGCGCCGAGAAGGGCGTGCTCTTCGCCGTCGCCGCAGGCAACAGCGGCCGCCGCGGCCCCGGCACCGTCCAGTCCCCGGGCAGCGCGAGCGCGGCGCTCACCGTCGGCGCCGTCGACGACGCCGACGTGCTCGCCCCCTTCTCCAGCACCGGCCCGCGCCTCGGCGACGGCGCGGTCAAGCCGGACGTCACGGCGCCCGGCGTCGACATCACCGCGGCCGCCGCCCCCGGCAGCGTCATCGACCGCGAGAGCGGACAGGACCCGGCCGGCTACCTGACCATCTCCGGCACCTCCATGGCCACCCCGCACGTCGCCGGGGCCGCCGCCCTGCTCAAGCAGCGGCACCCGGACTGGAAGGGCGCCGAGCTCAAGGGCGCGCTGACCGGCTCCGCCCAGGGGGCCGCGTACACCCCGTACCAGCAGGGCACCGGCCGGATCGCCGTCGACGGCGCGCTCGGCCAGAGCGTGATCGCCCAGGAGGCGGCGCTGACCTTCGACATGCAGCGCTGGCCGCACGCGGACGACGTCCCGCAGACCCGGAAGATCACCTACCGCAACCTCGGCGCCGCGCCCGTCACCCTCGACCTCACCGTCACGGGCAGCGCCCCCGGCGGCGCGCCCGCGCCCGAGGGCTTCTTCACCCTCGGCGACCGCCGGCTCACCGTCCCGGCGGGCGGCACCGCCGAGACCGCGCTGACGGTGGACACCCGCCTCGGCGGAACGGCGGACGGCACCTACAGCGCGTACACCACCGCGACGGCTACCGGCGGCGGCCAGCGGGTGCGTACGGCCGCCGTCGCCGAACGCGAGCCCGAGTCCTACGATCTGACGCTCCGCCACCTCGGACGCGACGGGAAACCGGCCGCGGACCACGCCACCACCGTCCAGGGCGTCAGGGGCGGCGCGGCGGCCCGCCGCTTCGAGGCCCACGACCCCTCCGGCACCGTCACCCTGCGCGTCCCCAAGGGCGGCTACCTGCTCGACGCCGCCCTCGTCGTCGACCCGCTCGACCTCACCAAGGGCGCCGACTGGATCGTCCGGCCGCAGCTCGACATCACCGCCGACACCACGGTCACCCTCGACGCGCGCACCACCCGGCCGGTGGAGATCACGGTCCCCTCGAAGTCGGCGCAGGCCCAGTTCGTGATGCCCTCGTACACCCTGAACGAGGGCGGCGCACGCTACGGCTTCGGCTTCTGGCTCGACTCGCTCACCGGCTTCCGCACCCGCCAGTCGGGCCCGCCGCCCGCCGCCGGAGCGCTCAGCCAGCAGTGGGACGTGCATTGGCAGGACGGCCCCTCGACGGAGTACCACGCGGTGCTGGGCGGCCCCGTACGGAGCCTCGCCACCGGCTACACCCGGCACCTGAAATCCCGCGACCTGGCGGCCCTCGTGATCGGCCAGGGCGCCTCCGCCCCGGGCAAGGAGGGCTCGCCCGTCGCGATCGGCAGCCTCCCGGACAGCCGTTCCGGCAGCTCGATGTCCCTGCGGCGGCCCCTGCCGACCACGGCCACGCTCTACGTGTCCACCCTGGACAAGGTGACCTGGGACCTCCTCTACACGCAGAGCTCCGGACACGACGAGAACGGCTTCCCGCGGGAGGAGACGGCGTACGAGGCGGAGAGCGGGCGCACCCTCACGGGCGGCCGCACCTACCACGAGCGCTTCAACGCGGCTGTGTTCGGGCCCCGGTTGGACGCCGAGCACGGGGTGTTCCGCGACGGCGGCTCGATCGGCGGCTCCGTCCCCCTGCTGGCGGACGGCGCGAACCACCAGGGCGGGTTCCACGAGGCCACCGGCAGCACCGTCCTGCGCCGTGACGGCGTCGAGGTGGGCCGCAGCGACAGCCCGCTTGAGTCGAGCGACCCCTTCCCGGTCCCGCCGGGCGAGGCCGCGTACGAGCTCACCACGACGGCCCGGCTGAGCCCGGATCTCTCGGCCACCTCCTCCGAGACCACGGCCACCTGGCGGTTCCGCTCGCAGGAGACGGCCGGACCGGTCCCGCTCCCGGTCTCGGTGGTCCGCTTCGACGCCCGCCCGGCCCTGGACGGCACCCTGCCGGCGGGCCGCACGGCGAACTTCCCGGTGACCGTCCAGGGCCCGGCGGCCACCGCCCGGGCCTCCCTCCGGGCGGAGGTCTCCTACGACGAGGGCCGCACCTGGCGCCCGCTCCACGTCCGCCACGGCAGGGTGGACGTCCGCACCCCCGCGAAGGGCGGCACGGTCTCCCTGCGCGGCACCGTCACGGACCGCTCGGGCAACACGTCGCAGGTGACGGTCCTGCGCGCCTACCTGGCGGGCTGA
- a CDS encoding DUF1330 domain-containing protein has translation MTAYAIAHIRPETMNEDILRYIEEIQATMDPFEGRFLVHGRQVEVMEGSWPGTVVMIGFPDLERARGWYASEAYQALIPLRADHIAGDVILVDGVPADYDASKTAATLRETAGL, from the coding sequence ATGACCGCCTACGCCATCGCCCACATACGCCCCGAGACCATGAACGAGGACATCCTCCGCTACATCGAGGAGATCCAGGCCACCATGGACCCCTTCGAGGGCCGCTTCCTCGTCCACGGCCGGCAGGTCGAGGTCATGGAGGGCAGCTGGCCCGGCACGGTCGTGATGATCGGCTTCCCCGACCTCGAGCGCGCACGGGGGTGGTACGCGTCGGAGGCCTACCAGGCGCTGATCCCGCTCCGCGCGGATCACATCGCGGGGGACGTCATCCTGGTCGACGGCGTCCCCGCGGACTACGACGCCTCGAAGACGGCGGCAACCCTCCGCGAGACCGCCGGCCTCTGA
- a CDS encoding SDR family oxidoreductase translates to MATHLITGAGSGIGKAVADRLHARGDDLVLLARDAARARQLTDRYPGSSALVGDLADPDRLSWAFSKQAIPERIDSLLHIAGIVDLGPVGELRPKTWHQQLNVNLIAPAEATRLLLPTLRASHATIVFVNSGAGLAAHADWSAYAASKHGLKALADSLRAEEKENGIRVTSVYPGRTATPMQMKVRSQEGETYDAADWIDAESVATTIVMAVDLPRDAVVSDLTVRPGR, encoded by the coding sequence ATGGCCACTCACCTGATCACCGGCGCCGGCTCCGGCATCGGCAAAGCCGTCGCGGACCGCCTGCACGCCCGCGGCGACGACCTCGTCCTGCTCGCCCGCGACGCCGCCCGCGCCCGGCAGCTCACTGACCGCTACCCGGGATCGAGCGCGCTCGTCGGGGACCTCGCCGACCCCGACCGGCTGTCGTGGGCCTTCTCCAAGCAGGCCATCCCGGAGCGGATCGACTCCCTCCTGCACATCGCCGGCATCGTGGACCTCGGCCCGGTGGGGGAGCTGCGCCCCAAGACCTGGCACCAGCAGCTCAACGTCAACCTCATCGCCCCCGCCGAGGCCACCCGGCTCCTGCTGCCGACCCTGCGCGCCTCGCACGCCACCATCGTCTTCGTGAACTCCGGCGCCGGTCTCGCCGCCCACGCCGACTGGAGCGCCTACGCCGCCTCCAAGCACGGGCTGAAGGCCCTCGCCGACTCGCTCCGGGCCGAGGAGAAGGAGAACGGCATCCGCGTCACCTCCGTCTACCCCGGCCGCACCGCCACCCCCATGCAGATGAAGGTCCGCTCCCAGGAGGGCGAGACCTACGACGCCGCCGACTGGATCGACGCCGAGTCCGTCGCGACCACCATCGTGATGGCCGTCGACCTGCCCCGCGACGCCGTGGTCAGCGACCTCACCGTCAGGCCCGGCCGATGA
- a CDS encoding methionine synthase: MSTSRTGGATGVGSLPGGDAREAAKTVTGSFEEFPYLAELPARGPGSDMIGRSLGLLVDMYAHVEPSGWRISDRPGRDSKRARSWLGEDLDALEEFTQGYQGRLKVQAVGPWTLASALELHGGEAVLQDPGACRDLAGSLAEGLREHLADVRKRIPGAEIVLQYDEPSLTAVLLGRVRSASGYRTYRAVDRQVVEGTLRELFAVHDGEVIVHSCAPEVPFGLLRRAGVSGVSFDFSLLTEREDDAIGEAVEAGTKLFAGVVPGTDGPLSDPGGSVMGVRKLWRRLGLTPGTLAESVVVTPTCGLAGASPAYARAVQAHCVRAARSLADNPE, translated from the coding sequence ATGAGCACGAGCCGCACCGGCGGAGCCACCGGAGTCGGCTCGCTGCCCGGCGGCGACGCCCGCGAGGCCGCCAAGACCGTCACCGGCTCCTTCGAGGAGTTCCCGTACCTCGCCGAGCTGCCCGCCCGCGGCCCCGGCTCGGACATGATCGGCCGGTCCCTCGGGCTGCTCGTGGACATGTACGCGCACGTCGAGCCCAGCGGCTGGCGGATCAGCGACCGCCCCGGCCGCGACAGCAAGCGGGCCCGCTCCTGGCTGGGCGAAGACCTCGACGCCCTGGAGGAGTTCACCCAGGGCTACCAGGGCCGGCTCAAGGTCCAGGCCGTCGGGCCGTGGACGCTGGCCTCCGCCCTGGAGCTGCACGGCGGCGAGGCCGTCCTCCAGGACCCGGGCGCCTGCCGGGACCTGGCCGGGTCGCTCGCGGAGGGCCTGCGCGAGCACCTTGCCGACGTACGCAAGCGGATCCCCGGCGCCGAGATCGTCCTCCAGTACGACGAGCCCTCGCTCACCGCCGTCCTGCTCGGCCGGGTGCGCTCCGCCAGCGGCTACCGCACCTACCGCGCCGTCGACCGGCAGGTCGTCGAGGGGACCCTGCGCGAGCTGTTCGCCGTCCACGACGGCGAGGTCATCGTCCACTCCTGCGCACCCGAGGTGCCCTTCGGACTGCTGCGGCGCGCCGGGGTCTCGGGCGTGTCGTTCGATTTCTCCTTGCTCACCGAGCGCGAGGATGACGCGATCGGGGAAGCAGTCGAAGCCGGTACGAAACTCTTCGCCGGAGTGGTGCCCGGGACCGACGGCCCGTTGTCGGACCCGGGCGGTAGCGTCATGGGTGTCAGGAAGCTTTGGCGCAGGCTGGGGCTGACCCCGGGGACTCTGGCGGAGTCCGTCGTGGTCACCCCGACGTGCGGTCTGGCGGGCGCTTCGCCCGCCTACGCACGGGCGGTTCAGGCGCACTGCGTCAGGGCGGCGAGGTCGCTCGCCGACAACCCTGAGTGA
- the ligA gene encoding NAD-dependent DNA ligase LigA, translated as MAAEQKQGSESAVPAELREQHALIAEQVEEHRFRYYVNDQPVVSDAEFDQLLRSLEALEEQYPELRTPDSPTQKVAGAYETDFASVEHRERMLSLDNAFDDEELAAWAERVARDANTSDYHYLCELKVDGLAVNLTYENGRLTRAATRGDGRTGEDITPNVRTIADIPDRLKGDRIPALVEIRGEVYFPMEKFEELNARLVEAEGKPFANPRNAAAGSLRQKDPKVTASRPLHMVVHGIGAREGFEIERQSQAYELLHEWGMPTAQHNKVVSTLAEVREFIANFGENRHSVEHEIDGVVVKLDEIALQGRLGSTARAPRWAIAWKYAPEEVNTKLIDIKVGVGRTGRVTPYAQVEPVTVAGSEVEFATLHNQEVVKAKGVLIGDTVVLRKAGDVIPEILGPVVDLRDGSEREFVMPAECPECGTPLRPMKEGDIDVRCPNAQSCPAQLRERVGYLAGRDSLDIENFGMVAAAALTGPLEPAVPPLLDEGDLFDLTIEQLLPIKAYVLDPDSGLPKRDPKTGEEKIVTVFANQKGEPKKNALAMLENIAAAKDRPLARIINGLSIRHVGPVAAEALARQFRSIDAIRSATEEELTSAEGVGAIIATSLKEWFAEPWHEEILRKWRAAGVRMEEEGSGEDEGPRPLEGLTVVVTGTLQSHTRDGAKEALQSRGAKVTGSVSKKTSFVVVGDNPGSKYDKAVQLKLSILDDAGFAVLLEEGPDAAREAALPVDGDAAAE; from the coding sequence ATGGCAGCCGAACAGAAGCAGGGCAGCGAATCGGCCGTACCGGCGGAACTGCGCGAGCAGCACGCGCTGATCGCCGAGCAGGTCGAGGAGCACCGCTTCCGGTACTACGTGAACGACCAGCCGGTCGTCAGCGACGCCGAGTTCGACCAGCTGCTGCGCTCGCTGGAAGCCCTGGAGGAGCAGTACCCGGAGCTGCGCACGCCCGATTCGCCCACCCAGAAGGTGGCCGGGGCGTACGAGACGGACTTCGCCTCCGTGGAGCACCGCGAGCGGATGCTCTCCCTCGACAACGCCTTCGACGACGAGGAACTGGCGGCCTGGGCCGAGCGCGTGGCCCGGGACGCCAACACCTCCGACTACCACTACCTGTGCGAGCTGAAGGTGGACGGCCTCGCCGTCAACCTCACCTACGAGAACGGCCGCCTGACCCGCGCCGCCACCCGCGGCGACGGCCGCACGGGCGAGGACATCACGCCCAACGTCCGCACCATCGCCGACATCCCCGACCGGCTGAAGGGCGACCGGATCCCCGCCCTGGTCGAGATCCGCGGCGAGGTCTACTTCCCGATGGAGAAGTTCGAGGAGCTCAACGCACGGCTCGTCGAGGCCGAGGGCAAGCCCTTCGCCAACCCGCGCAACGCGGCGGCCGGTTCGCTGCGCCAGAAGGACCCGAAGGTCACCGCGAGCCGCCCGCTGCACATGGTCGTGCACGGCATCGGCGCCCGCGAGGGCTTCGAGATCGAGCGCCAGTCGCAGGCGTACGAGCTGCTGCACGAGTGGGGCATGCCCACCGCCCAGCACAACAAGGTGGTCTCCACGCTCGCCGAGGTCCGGGAGTTCATCGCGAACTTCGGCGAGAACCGGCACTCCGTGGAGCACGAGATCGACGGCGTCGTCGTCAAGCTCGACGAGATCGCCCTCCAGGGCCGGCTCGGCTCCACCGCGCGCGCCCCGCGCTGGGCCATCGCCTGGAAGTACGCCCCCGAAGAGGTCAACACCAAGCTGATCGACATCAAGGTCGGCGTGGGCCGCACCGGGCGCGTGACCCCGTACGCCCAGGTGGAGCCGGTGACGGTGGCGGGCTCCGAGGTGGAGTTCGCGACCCTGCACAACCAGGAGGTCGTCAAGGCCAAGGGCGTGCTCATCGGGGACACCGTCGTCCTGCGCAAGGCCGGCGACGTCATCCCCGAGATCCTCGGGCCGGTGGTCGACCTGCGCGACGGCAGCGAGCGGGAGTTCGTCATGCCCGCCGAGTGCCCCGAGTGCGGGACGCCGCTGCGGCCCATGAAAGAAGGGGACATCGACGTCCGGTGCCCCAACGCGCAGTCCTGCCCGGCCCAGTTGCGCGAGCGCGTCGGCTACCTGGCCGGACGCGACAGCCTGGACATCGAGAACTTCGGCATGGTCGCGGCGGCGGCGCTGACCGGCCCGCTGGAGCCGGCCGTCCCGCCGCTCCTCGACGAGGGCGACCTCTTCGACCTGACCATCGAGCAGCTGCTGCCGATCAAGGCGTACGTCCTCGACCCGGACAGCGGGCTGCCCAAGCGGGACCCGAAGACGGGCGAGGAGAAGATCGTCACGGTCTTCGCCAACCAGAAGGGCGAGCCGAAGAAGAACGCCCTGGCGATGCTGGAGAACATCGCCGCGGCCAAGGACCGCCCGCTCGCCCGCATCATCAACGGGCTGTCGATCCGTCACGTCGGCCCGGTCGCGGCGGAGGCCCTCGCCCGCCAGTTCCGGTCGATCGACGCGATCCGCAGCGCCACCGAGGAGGAACTGACCTCGGCCGAGGGCGTCGGCGCCATCATCGCCACCTCCCTCAAGGAGTGGTTCGCCGAGCCGTGGCACGAGGAGATCCTGCGCAAGTGGCGGGCGGCCGGCGTCCGGATGGAGGAGGAAGGTTCCGGCGAGGACGAGGGGCCGCGCCCGCTGGAGGGGCTGACCGTCGTCGTCACGGGAACTTTGCAGAGCCACACGCGGGACGGCGCGAAGGAGGCCCTGCAGAGCCGCGGCGCCAAGGTGACCGGGTCCGTCTCGAAGAAGACCTCCTTCGTCGTGGTCGGTGACAACCCCGGCTCGAAATACGACAAGGCCGTGCAGCTGAAGCTGTCGATCCTCGACGACGCCGGCTTCGCCGTCCTGCTCGAAGAGGGCCCGGACGCGGCGCGCGAGGCCGCGCTCCCGGTGGACGGCGACGCCGCAGCCGAGTAG